A region from the Kineothrix sp. IPX-CK genome encodes:
- a CDS encoding glycosyltransferase family 4 protein gives MKLKQVFRKALSDTIILKLKDVIGIKNIREMLSKQMEIEPYKRGFYPHGINLVGDIRAETGLGQSMRILAGIMENGNIPFDIKQIDLHGNLEHNDKTWEHKIADRVKYDINVINWIPETWAADYNAADSSLLNCRYNIAYWLWELEEFPDRWLSCIKTVDEIWTPSEFISNSIRKKTDKPVITVPYVIKAAKNDYYDRKHFSLPPDKFLFLTMYDFISISERKNPSAVIDAYIKAFPVENKDVGLVIKVNHAEEKRLEKLKIRLKDYKNVYFITNNLTRLEVDSLLYVSDVLVSLHRSEGFGLPLAEAMALGKPVISTNWSASTEFMDESSACLVDYRLINLKKTIGPYEKGNRWADADTEHAAYYMKRLCENKEYREKIGENARKRIEENLTYEFTAGIMKSRLKEIYEEDSIC, from the coding sequence ATGAAATTAAAGCAAGTGTTTAGAAAGGCACTTTCAGATACTATTATCTTGAAATTAAAGGATGTAATCGGTATTAAAAATATCCGCGAGATGCTGTCCAAACAGATGGAAATTGAACCGTATAAAAGGGGATTTTATCCGCACGGTATTAATCTGGTAGGAGATATTAGGGCTGAGACCGGATTGGGACAAAGTATGCGAATACTGGCAGGTATTATGGAAAACGGTAATATTCCCTTCGACATAAAACAAATAGACCTGCATGGGAATCTGGAGCACAATGACAAGACATGGGAGCATAAAATCGCGGACAGGGTAAAATATGATATTAATGTAATTAACTGGATACCCGAGACATGGGCAGCGGATTATAATGCGGCAGACAGCAGTCTGTTGAATTGTCGTTACAACATTGCCTACTGGCTGTGGGAACTGGAGGAGTTCCCCGATCGATGGCTGTCCTGTATCAAAACGGTGGATGAAATATGGACGCCTTCGGAGTTTATCAGCAACAGTATAAGAAAGAAAACGGATAAGCCGGTCATCACAGTACCGTATGTCATCAAAGCGGCAAAAAACGATTACTACGACAGGAAACATTTTTCTCTGCCGCCGGATAAGTTTTTATTTCTGACCATGTACGACTTTATAAGTATTAGTGAAAGAAAGAATCCTTCCGCTGTGATAGACGCATATATCAAAGCATTTCCCGTGGAAAATAAAGACGTTGGGCTTGTCATCAAGGTAAACCATGCGGAGGAAAAGCGGCTGGAGAAGTTAAAAATCAGGCTGAAGGACTATAAAAACGTGTATTTCATCACAAACAACCTTACAAGACTTGAGGTGGATTCTTTACTTTACGTCTCCGATGTGCTCGTCTCTCTGCATCGTTCAGAAGGCTTTGGACTTCCGTTAGCGGAAGCGATGGCGCTGGGAAAGCCTGTTATATCCACAAATTGGTCGGCGTCCACAGAATTTATGGATGAGAGCAGCGCCTGCCTCGTGGATTATAGACTGATAAATTTAAAAAAGACCATCGGGCCATATGAAAAGGGGAACCGCTGGGCAGATGCGGATACGGAGCATGCGGCCTATTATATGAAAAGACTGTGTGAGAATAAAGAATATCGGGAAAAGATAGGCGAAAATGCGCGGAAACGCATCGAAGAGAATTTGACTTATGAGTTCACGGCGGGTATTATGAAAAGCAGATTGAAGGAAATATATGAAGAGGATAGCATTTGTTAA
- a CDS encoding glycosyltransferase family 1 protein: MRIAIDLTSLADNFSGIERYAMSIAEELIALDGERKNTYILLFKRKVHKEFEKYKGRKNIIFKVYPGRNKLVFQQIILPFHLYGIKADAYLFLAFQSPVLFRRKGIYNTIHDLTSWDCPETMKKKMELYFKLTIRNALWVSKGIIVNSKFTRDRIVDKFHYSKKKITIAYCGISDVFMNYIASQPSEILDGEENKKEIEARLEEIRNKSLDIRHKYHLPEQYLLCLATLEPRKNLPFLVEAYVELLEEGKTKCQQANTSFVDIPLVLAGRKGWNMDEFLNRIEEEYRRSIVVTGFIEDEDLPYVYHMADCFIFPSIYEGFGMPPLEAMAVGTMVISSDAASLPEVLGKAASYFHSGSKEELKEKMRQGIHQECDEVTIREIKKRVEMFQWRKSAKKIEERIR; this comes from the coding sequence ATGAGAATAGCAATCGACCTCACCTCGTTAGCCGACAATTTCTCAGGAATAGAGCGCTATGCCATGAGCATAGCCGAAGAATTAATTGCGTTGGATGGTGAGAGGAAGAATACTTATATTTTATTATTTAAAAGAAAAGTTCATAAGGAATTCGAGAAATATAAGGGCAGGAAAAACATTATTTTCAAGGTGTATCCGGGAAGAAACAAGCTGGTATTCCAACAGATCATATTACCCTTTCATCTGTATGGAATCAAAGCGGATGCTTATTTGTTTCTGGCGTTCCAGAGCCCGGTGCTCTTTCGCAGAAAGGGAATCTATAACACCATTCACGACCTGACCAGCTGGGACTGCCCTGAGACCATGAAGAAAAAGATGGAGCTGTATTTCAAGCTGACGATTAGAAACGCTCTGTGGGTTAGTAAGGGAATCATAGTGAACTCAAAGTTTACACGTGACCGAATCGTGGATAAGTTCCATTATAGTAAGAAAAAAATTACGATTGCCTACTGCGGAATCTCGGACGTGTTTATGAATTATATAGCGTCTCAGCCGTCGGAGATTTTGGATGGTGAAGAAAATAAAAAGGAAATCGAAGCCAGGCTTGAAGAAATCAGGAATAAATCGTTAGATATCCGTCATAAATATCATCTTCCTGAGCAATACCTGCTTTGTCTTGCTACTTTGGAACCGCGAAAGAATCTGCCCTTTCTGGTAGAGGCTTATGTAGAGCTGCTGGAGGAGGGAAAAACGAAGTGTCAGCAGGCGAACACTTCGTTTGTGGATATCCCCCTTGTCCTCGCAGGGCGCAAAGGTTGGAACATGGACGAGTTTCTGAACCGGATCGAAGAGGAATATAGAAGGAGCATTGTAGTAACGGGATTTATTGAAGACGAGGATCTACCTTATGTATACCATATGGCCGATTGCTTCATCTTTCCCTCTATCTATGAAGGCTTCGGCATGCCGCCGCTGGAGGCTATGGCAGTAGGCACAATGGTAATTTCATCCGATGCAGCCTCCCTGCCGGAAGTGCTGGGAAAAGCTGCTTCATATTTTCATTCGGGAAGTAAAGAAGAACTGAAAGAAAAAATGCGTCAGGGTATTCATCAGGAATGCGATGAGGTGACCATACGGGAAATTAAGAAGAGGGTGGAGATGTTCCAGTGGAGGAAGTCGGCGAAGAAAATTGAGGAAAGAATTCGATGA
- a CDS encoding UDP-glucose/GDP-mannose dehydrogenase family protein, with protein MKLAVAGTGYVGLVAGVCFAEVGHDVTCVDVDKNKVELMESGRSPIFETGLEELMRKNYALGRLHYTIDYKNAYKDADAIFIGVGTPERPDGSANLSYIATVSRQIAESVERDCLVVVKSTVPVGTNDKVEQFIRDFLVKDVTVEVASNPEFLAQGSAVHDTLHAARIIIGTESKQAEETLMKIYEPFQLPIVSVSRRSAEMTKYAANDFLALKISYMNDIANLCELVGANIEDVAKGMSYDARIGANFLKAGIGYGGSCFPKDTKALKFLAEQAGYRLETVEAAVEVNARQKTRLFQKASNRMITFEGLKVAVLGLSFKPGTDDLREAPSIDNVELLLAYGAEVCAYDPVAMDNFKKKYPEGMKGRGKISYVQQPEEALKGANICFVFTEWKEIKEIGADTFKRLMQTPLVYDGRNIYDLKSMKEYGVEYYSIGR; from the coding sequence ATGAAATTAGCAGTTGCAGGAACTGGCTATGTAGGCCTGGTTGCAGGAGTCTGCTTTGCGGAAGTAGGACATGACGTAACTTGTGTGGATGTGGATAAAAATAAAGTAGAACTGATGGAGTCTGGAAGGTCCCCTATTTTTGAAACGGGATTGGAAGAGTTAATGCGGAAGAACTATGCCCTGGGAAGGCTTCATTATACGATAGATTATAAGAATGCCTATAAGGATGCCGACGCTATTTTTATTGGAGTGGGAACGCCTGAGAGACCTGACGGGTCGGCTAATTTGAGCTATATTGCCACAGTATCCAGGCAGATTGCTGAATCGGTGGAACGGGATTGCCTTGTAGTGGTAAAGTCTACGGTTCCAGTTGGAACTAACGATAAGGTAGAACAGTTTATCCGTGACTTCCTCGTGAAGGATGTTACGGTTGAGGTTGCATCCAACCCGGAATTCCTGGCCCAAGGTTCTGCTGTACACGATACGCTGCATGCAGCCCGGATCATTATAGGTACGGAAAGTAAGCAGGCGGAGGAAACGTTGATGAAGATATACGAGCCCTTTCAGCTGCCTATCGTATCGGTTAGCAGGCGCAGTGCGGAGATGACCAAATATGCTGCCAACGATTTTCTGGCGCTTAAAATATCATATATGAATGACATTGCGAACCTGTGTGAATTAGTCGGAGCCAATATTGAAGATGTGGCGAAAGGAATGAGCTACGATGCGCGAATCGGAGCAAATTTTTTGAAAGCAGGCATCGGCTATGGAGGAAGCTGTTTCCCGAAGGATACGAAGGCCCTGAAGTTTCTTGCTGAGCAGGCAGGATATCGGCTGGAAACGGTGGAGGCGGCAGTTGAAGTCAATGCAAGGCAGAAGACAAGATTGTTTCAGAAGGCCAGCAACCGAATGATTACGTTTGAAGGCTTGAAAGTTGCGGTATTAGGACTTTCTTTTAAACCGGGAACTGATGACTTACGTGAAGCGCCTTCTATCGATAATGTAGAACTGCTTCTTGCATACGGTGCGGAAGTGTGTGCATATGATCCCGTTGCTATGGATAATTTTAAAAAGAAGTATCCGGAAGGCATGAAAGGCAGAGGGAAAATTTCGTATGTGCAGCAACCGGAGGAGGCTCTAAAGGGAGCAAATATCTGTTTTGTATTCACGGAGTGGAAAGAGATAAAAGAAATCGGAGCCGATACCTTCAAACGTCTTATGCAGACACCTCTTGTTTATGACGGGAGAAACATATATGATTTGAAAAGCATGAAAGAATATGGAGTAGAGTATTACAGTATCGGGAGATAA
- a CDS encoding MBOAT family O-acyltransferase, with amino-acid sequence MPKRIRYIWLLIASYCFYMFWNAKYGLLLLFVTAITWFCGILLDAIDQKGWDEDKGIRWKKWCIAGVFTANLSLLLFFKYINFLIDNINFVLDKAHLRVLSPGLNIVLPVGISFYIFQALGYTMDVYRRNVSAEKNFLKYALFVAFFPQMLSGPIGRSTSILGQIRRLEELEIWNYERITRGVHLILWGFFQKLVIADRIAIVVNQVYGSYQEYGFVELFTAMVLFAFQIYSDLGGYSNIARGVAQIMGIELIDNFHQPYLAKNIKSFWRRWHISLTSWLTDYLYIPLGGNRKGKIRQYFNIMVVFLCSGLWHGASWTYVIWGAIHGIFQVAGNWKAQISRNRGESAKEHWILGMWKIGFTFVLVSFAWIFFRADTISQAWGIIGQMFRHRRLHSFTDMGLDYVNWLVLIFALILLILVDCLHESGKKIRESLYKKNAGIRLCVYVFGLWAVIMFGVYGLQYDVSNFIYSQF; translated from the coding sequence GTGCCGAAAAGAATAAGATATATATGGCTGCTCATCGCCAGTTATTGTTTCTATATGTTCTGGAATGCGAAGTACGGACTGCTTTTGCTTTTTGTTACGGCAATCACATGGTTTTGCGGCATATTATTGGATGCGATAGATCAAAAGGGCTGGGATGAGGATAAAGGGATAAGATGGAAAAAATGGTGTATAGCAGGGGTATTTACTGCTAATCTGTCCTTGCTGTTATTTTTTAAATACATTAATTTTTTGATAGATAACATCAATTTTGTTTTGGACAAAGCACACTTGAGAGTGCTTTCCCCTGGACTGAATATTGTACTGCCGGTGGGAATATCTTTTTATATTTTTCAGGCATTGGGTTACACGATGGATGTGTATAGAAGGAACGTAAGCGCAGAAAAGAATTTCTTAAAATATGCCTTGTTTGTAGCCTTTTTTCCTCAGATGCTTTCCGGTCCGATCGGTCGTTCGACAAGTATCTTGGGACAGATAAGAAGGCTGGAAGAGTTAGAGATATGGAATTACGAACGGATAACTCGTGGTGTTCATTTAATTCTCTGGGGATTTTTCCAAAAGCTTGTTATTGCCGATCGAATAGCGATAGTTGTCAATCAAGTATATGGTTCGTATCAGGAATATGGTTTTGTAGAGCTTTTTACTGCGATGGTGTTATTCGCTTTTCAAATTTATAGTGATTTGGGTGGATACAGCAATATTGCCAGAGGCGTGGCTCAGATAATGGGAATCGAACTGATAGATAATTTCCATCAGCCCTATCTGGCCAAGAATATTAAGAGCTTTTGGCGAAGGTGGCATATTTCGCTGACCTCATGGCTTACCGATTATCTTTATATTCCGTTAGGCGGTAACCGCAAAGGAAAGATCAGGCAGTATTTTAATATCATGGTCGTTTTCTTATGTAGCGGACTATGGCATGGGGCCAGCTGGACCTATGTGATATGGGGAGCTATTCACGGGATTTTCCAGGTGGCTGGTAATTGGAAGGCCCAGATAAGCAGAAATCGAGGGGAAAGTGCTAAGGAACATTGGATATTGGGAATGTGGAAAATAGGTTTTACTTTCGTTCTTGTCAGCTTCGCCTGGATATTCTTCAGAGCCGATACTATAAGTCAGGCATGGGGAATTATCGGACAAATGTTTAGGCACCGCAGGCTGCATTCTTTTACGGATATGGGACTCGACTACGTGAACTGGCTGGTACTTATTTTTGCGCTTATCCTTCTCATCCTTGTGGATTGCCTGCATGAAAGCGGGAAGAAGATCAGGGAAAGTTTATATAAGAAAAATGCAGGAATCCGATTATGCGTTTATGTATTCGGTTTATGGGCGGTTATTATGTTTGGGGTTTATGGACTTCAATACGATGTAAGCAATTTTATTTACAGCCAGTTTTAA
- a CDS encoding glycosyltransferase family 4 protein, producing MRVLYMSHRYHTNQNTIMKGWVENNHEICFLSQYAGRIEDYTYVRPVVVGYSAFFQFIYYIYVNILFRKDPYAMDMRLKYGIPPIFKARKLIKEFKPDVAILRERSIYTICLNAICRSLHIPTILYNLSPVWDKPKKMDLAHKIVWKLTPKYRMTPSKLVGVDFAGLVKDEYGYFAPFLMEARVEPEKKKYFKDGRINVFCIGKYQKIKNHFMTVQVIEELLDKYDLHLTIAGEVSSDFHREYYAALKKYIEEHQLQNNVTLLQNLNKEQVFAQYEQADVYVIPSTQEAATITVIEAMAFSIPAICGSDNGTASYIDEGNNGYVFEDNDKEDYKKKLEMIVCDRGNIPKMGRAGYQTVLNNYQFKNYYDVVEEIIGKM from the coding sequence ATGCGTGTATTATATATGTCCCATCGATATCATACAAATCAGAATACCATAATGAAGGGATGGGTAGAAAATAATCACGAGATTTGCTTCTTAAGCCAATATGCGGGAAGAATTGAAGATTATACTTATGTAAGGCCGGTTGTAGTGGGATATTCGGCTTTTTTTCAGTTTATCTATTATATTTATGTAAATATTTTGTTCCGCAAAGATCCGTATGCCATGGACATGCGGTTAAAATATGGAATACCTCCTATTTTTAAGGCGCGAAAGCTGATAAAAGAGTTTAAGCCTGATGTTGCTATTTTGCGGGAACGTTCCATTTATACAATTTGTTTAAATGCTATTTGTCGGAGTCTGCATATTCCAACTATTTTATATAACTTAAGCCCGGTATGGGACAAACCTAAGAAAATGGATCTTGCACATAAAATAGTATGGAAATTAACGCCAAAGTACAGGATGACTCCCTCGAAGCTGGTAGGTGTAGATTTCGCGGGACTGGTAAAAGATGAATATGGATATTTTGCTCCATTTTTGATGGAAGCAAGGGTAGAACCTGAGAAAAAGAAATATTTTAAGGATGGAAGAATCAACGTATTCTGTATTGGAAAATATCAAAAAATTAAAAATCACTTTATGACGGTTCAAGTAATTGAAGAACTTCTTGATAAGTACGATCTTCATCTTACGATAGCCGGGGAAGTCTCTTCTGATTTCCATAGGGAATATTATGCCGCGCTGAAGAAGTATATCGAAGAACATCAACTGCAGAATAATGTTACCTTGCTGCAAAATCTTAATAAAGAGCAAGTATTTGCTCAATATGAGCAAGCAGACGTATACGTGATTCCCAGTACGCAAGAAGCGGCAACAATAACGGTAATAGAAGCGATGGCATTTTCCATACCGGCAATCTGCGGTAGTGATAACGGTACGGCGAGCTACATCGATGAAGGAAATAACGGTTATGTCTTTGAAGATAATGACAAAGAGGATTATAAGAAAAAGTTGGAGATGATTGTGTGTGACAGGGGGAATATTCCTAAGATGGGACGCGCAGGTTATCAAACAGTGTTAAATAATTACCAGTTTAAAAATTATTACGATGTAGTGGAAGAAATAATAGGAAAAATGTAA
- a CDS encoding glycosyltransferase — protein sequence MRILIINPILYTSETEKIPTVDSIKDTMIYSMCLGFIKNGHEPILIAASDYKPQSEEDYPFEVVWLDSVWKNICKPRCLPYLPQLSAYIKKNKKEIDGIISSEVFSLCSLTAAKNLPDKTVIWHELGAHNRMLHYIPSKVWYNVVAGLFLRKILIIPRSERAKAFIGQYCNNVSDITIDHGVDISTMKTKKDKEKRFVVVSQLIGRKRIDRVIEAFSEYLDQSGEKKEYMLDIIGQGELEQQLKKQAEKLGIKDSVIFHGWMNHEQMAPIVADAKALLVYTEKDNNMVSIAESIAAGTPVITTSVPFNAAYIEKEKLGIVDDHWNKDALNYICEENERFVRNCLLYREKLTAEYCASQFVEVLRTLTQ from the coding sequence ATGCGCATCTTAATTATAAACCCTATCTTATATACGTCGGAGACGGAAAAGATTCCCACCGTAGATTCTATTAAGGATACGATGATTTATTCTATGTGTTTAGGGTTCATTAAGAATGGACATGAGCCGATACTTATTGCTGCATCCGACTATAAACCCCAAAGCGAGGAGGATTATCCCTTTGAGGTCGTATGGCTGGACAGCGTGTGGAAAAATATATGCAAGCCTCGGTGCTTGCCGTACCTGCCCCAGCTTAGCGCTTATATAAAGAAAAACAAAAAAGAGATAGACGGAATTATTTCCAGTGAAGTATTTTCGTTATGTTCGCTCACCGCAGCGAAAAACCTGCCTGATAAGACTGTTATATGGCATGAATTGGGAGCTCATAACAGGATGCTGCATTATATTCCGTCAAAAGTATGGTATAACGTGGTGGCTGGGCTCTTTTTAAGGAAAATATTAATAATTCCGCGTTCTGAAAGGGCAAAGGCTTTTATTGGGCAATATTGTAATAATGTATCGGATATTACAATAGATCATGGCGTTGACATAAGCACTATGAAAACTAAAAAAGATAAAGAGAAACGTTTTGTAGTAGTATCGCAGTTAATCGGCCGTAAAAGAATAGATAGAGTAATTGAGGCATTTTCCGAATATCTTGATCAAAGCGGAGAAAAGAAAGAATATATGTTGGATATTATAGGCCAGGGTGAGTTGGAACAGCAATTAAAAAAACAGGCTGAAAAATTGGGAATAAAAGATTCTGTGATTTTTCATGGATGGATGAACCATGAGCAAATGGCTCCTATTGTAGCAGATGCGAAGGCGCTGCTCGTATATACTGAAAAGGATAATAATATGGTTTCCATAGCGGAGAGCATTGCGGCGGGGACTCCGGTTATAACAACGTCGGTACCTTTTAATGCGGCCTATATTGAAAAAGAAAAGCTGGGAATTGTGGATGACCATTGGAATAAGGATGCCTTAAACTATATATGCGAAGAAAATGAGCGATTTGTACGGAATTGTCTGCTTTATAGAGAAAAGCTGACGGCCGAGTATTGTGCCAGCCAGTTTGTTGAGGTTTTGAGAACGCTAACCCAATGA
- a CDS encoding glycosyltransferase — translation MKIVFVVPNMIGGGTERIVSILANEYVQRGIDTAILIFAGDKVEYELDRRVEIVKIGGPSNGSIGVRLKRIKAMRKYYRQNRDCVIFAFSVMGAVFSYISTAGSRHPMLVSERNNPEEYDHKWLRDFFYRRADRVILQTKDVLQCFDEIIQKKAVVIPNPIDPDLPPVFEGKRVKKITAVGRLEEQKNHRLLIEAFYEFQKEFPEYTLELYGRGSLENDLKKLVQTLEMEEKVHFNGFCANAREKIRDSMIYVLPSRYEGISNSMIEALAMGIPVIATDCPVGGTRMCIRDGENGIMIPVDDKRALCVSMKKIASDEQFALSISKNAAKLREQFSIGKIADKLLDSMALGREGN, via the coding sequence ATGAAAATAGTATTTGTGGTCCCTAATATGATTGGCGGTGGAACAGAAAGAATTGTTTCGATTTTAGCGAACGAATATGTACAAAGAGGAATTGACACCGCCATTTTAATATTCGCAGGGGATAAAGTGGAATATGAACTGGATAGACGAGTAGAGATAGTGAAGATTGGCGGGCCTTCCAACGGAAGTATTGGAGTGCGTTTGAAAAGAATAAAAGCAATGCGGAAATATTACCGTCAAAATAGGGACTGCGTCATCTTTGCCTTTAGCGTAATGGGAGCAGTATTTTCATATATATCGACGGCGGGAAGCAGACATCCTATGCTCGTGTCGGAGAGAAACAATCCTGAGGAATATGATCATAAGTGGCTGCGAGATTTTTTTTATCGGAGAGCGGACAGAGTCATCCTGCAGACGAAGGACGTACTTCAATGTTTTGACGAGATTATCCAAAAGAAAGCGGTAGTTATTCCCAATCCCATAGACCCTGACCTGCCACCCGTGTTTGAGGGGAAAAGAGTGAAAAAAATAACGGCGGTCGGGAGGTTGGAGGAACAAAAGAATCACCGGCTATTGATAGAGGCGTTTTATGAATTCCAGAAAGAATTCCCGGAATATACGTTGGAGTTGTATGGAAGAGGCTCTTTGGAAAATGACTTGAAAAAACTGGTGCAAACCTTGGAAATGGAAGAAAAAGTGCATTTTAATGGATTTTGTGCAAATGCACGAGAGAAAATAAGAGATAGTATGATATATGTGCTCCCCTCCAGATACGAAGGGATTTCTAACTCTATGATAGAAGCTCTTGCTATGGGAATACCGGTAATTGCCACTGACTGTCCGGTAGGCGGTACGAGAATGTGCATTAGGGACGGTGAAAATGGAATCATGATTCCTGTAGATGACAAAAGAGCCTTATGTGTGTCGATGAAAAAAATTGCCTCAGATGAACAATTCGCACTATCTATTTCAAAAAATGCCGCCAAGCTGCGAGAACAATTTTCCATAGGGAAGATTGCGGATAAACTGCTGGATTCCATGGCACTTGGCAGGGAAGGAAATTAA
- a CDS encoding ABC transporter ATP-binding protein: MINQLRYIFSRKEKVKIVLILFMVIMGSLLELMGVTIFMPFTEILTNPSVIKENDYLYYFYDLFHFSTEQYFLAGLTGVIIFIYIFKNAFLAIEKNVIYRFCYSTQMKLSVNLLKSYMKKPYTFHLNKNVAELQRSIQEDTDLFAKGIIHILELIMEVTVCAVLGIYLFVVSKSIAALVLIMLLLCLGAFTALSKRYSKKLGRKGQKYKGKLYQWMNQSLGGIKEVKILNREDYFVSAYSGYFEKYVYGLRINRLIAELPRHFVEASCMTGLLVAILVKMFFGYSDITVYIPQIAVFAVAAFKLLPSVGKINSHVADILYSLPSFDLIYRDLKEIEGSSEEAHGEREEWNFEKEIIVKDVSYHYPDAEELVIDKANFVIPKGKTVAFIGSSGAGKTTMVDIILGLLQPQEGQVLADGLDIHKNPNTWHHELGYIPQVIYLSDDTIRNNIAFGVPSEEISDKAVIEALKKAQLYDFVENLTEGLDTFVGDRGVRLSGGQRQRIGIARALYHNPEILVLDEATSALDNETEAAVMEAIENLQGMKTMIIIAHRLTTIKNVDEIYEVAGGRVLPKAKEEVFG; encoded by the coding sequence ATGATTAATCAATTAAGATACATTTTTAGCAGAAAAGAAAAAGTAAAGATAGTCCTTATCTTATTTATGGTTATAATGGGCAGCCTGCTCGAGCTTATGGGCGTTACGATTTTTATGCCTTTTACTGAAATACTAACGAATCCTTCCGTAATAAAAGAAAATGATTATTTATATTACTTCTATGATTTATTTCATTTTAGCACTGAGCAATATTTTCTGGCAGGGCTGACCGGTGTAATCATATTTATTTATATATTTAAAAATGCTTTCCTGGCGATAGAAAAAAATGTGATTTATCGGTTTTGCTATAGCACACAGATGAAGCTGTCCGTCAATTTGTTAAAGTCTTATATGAAAAAGCCATATACTTTTCATCTCAATAAAAATGTGGCGGAATTGCAAAGAAGCATACAAGAAGATACGGATTTGTTTGCAAAGGGCATTATTCATATCTTGGAGCTTATTATGGAGGTAACTGTCTGCGCGGTATTGGGAATCTATTTGTTCGTAGTCAGCAAGTCGATTGCCGCTCTTGTGCTCATTATGCTTTTACTTTGCTTAGGTGCATTTACAGCCTTATCGAAACGATATTCGAAGAAGCTTGGAAGGAAGGGTCAGAAATACAAAGGGAAATTATATCAATGGATGAACCAGTCCTTAGGGGGAATTAAAGAAGTCAAAATTTTAAATAGAGAAGATTACTTTGTATCTGCTTATTCAGGCTATTTTGAGAAGTATGTTTATGGACTAAGAATAAATCGTTTGATAGCCGAATTACCCAGACATTTTGTAGAAGCCTCCTGTATGACAGGCCTTTTAGTAGCGATACTCGTTAAGATGTTTTTTGGATACAGCGATATTACCGTATATATTCCACAGATTGCAGTGTTTGCGGTTGCGGCTTTTAAGCTGCTTCCTTCTGTTGGGAAAATAAATTCACATGTGGCAGATATTTTGTACTCTCTGCCTTCTTTTGATTTGATTTATCGCGATTTAAAGGAAATAGAAGGAAGCTCTGAAGAAGCGCATGGAGAGCGTGAGGAGTGGAACTTTGAGAAAGAGATAATTGTAAAGGATGTCAGCTATCATTATCCCGATGCCGAGGAGCTGGTAATAGATAAAGCTAATTTTGTGATTCCGAAAGGGAAGACGGTAGCTTTTATCGGTTCATCAGGAGCCGGAAAAACTACTATGGTAGATATTATCCTTGGCTTGCTGCAGCCGCAGGAAGGTCAAGTGCTGGCGGACGGATTGGATATTCATAAGAACCCAAACACTTGGCACCATGAGCTCGGATATATACCGCAGGTAATATATTTATCGGATGATACCATACGGAATAACATTGCCTTTGGAGTACCGTCAGAAGAAATTTCGGATAAGGCCGTTATTGAGGCGCTTAAAAAGGCTCAATTATATGATTTTGTGGAAAATCTGACAGAGGGACTGGATACTTTTGTCGGAGACAGGGGAGTAAGACTTTCCGGTGGACAGAGGCAGAGAATCGGAATTGCAAGAGCTCTTTATCATAATCCTGAGATTCTTGTGCTCGATGAGGCTACTTCCGCTCTTGATAATGAGACAGAGGCGGCGGTAATGGAAGCGATAGAGAACCTTCAGGGAATGAAGACGATGATTATTATTGCTCATAGGCTTACAACGATTAAAAATGTAGATGAAATTTATGAGGTTGCCGGAGGTAGAGTACTGCCTAAGGCGAAGGAGGAAGTGTTCGGGTAA